In Rhodamnia argentea isolate NSW1041297 chromosome 1, ASM2092103v1, whole genome shotgun sequence, the genomic window GCAATTATATCATCAAAACATCCTAGCTCAACAGAGGTCCGAGTCCTCTAGTCCGATATTTCTGACTGAGTCGATCCCTTCGAGCGTCGGTAGCTGGAGAGCCTTGGCATGACGAACACCATCTTCATACCTCATGACGGTCCTAGCCATGTAATTGTCTTCATGAATGTCTCACCCATCTTGTTAGTGAGGATGGAAAAGTATGAAATTCAATGAGGATAGCAAGTAAACACTTATTGAGTTGAGATTGGATGGGAAATCCGCTTCAAGTTCATCACAAAATTGTACCTCTATATCCTTCCTTTGATAGAATTTTCCTTTCAGCATGAACTCTTGGTCTAGTAAATCAGTTTTTGGATCATACTCCGCCCTGCATTTTAATAATGTATGTACTCATAATGACTTCCGAAGTTCTAATGACAAGGAGGGAAGTTGAAAAGTGGAACAAAAGAAAGACCGGCAAGTGATTAATGAGAATGGACCACCAGCAGAATTGGAACACGATCTCTCAAACATTGCCGTGCAATGGCTCTTTCTTGTTTTGGATAACTAGCCGCGCAATGACTCATAATGAAGAGAATCCaaaagaaggccaaaaacaTTGAGTTGCGCCACTTACACTgttaaatcattttccaaatttcacAGTATTACTTACAAAACTTGTTACCAAATGCGTGAGGTGAGAACACTCATACACCTCGAAATCAACCCGGCAACTTCGTAATAGTCGACGAAATCGAAACCGAGACTCCTAAGAAATCACGAGCACAATCTATGACTAGAACCGCACAGTCCAATTGCTTATTCGTTCATCACCAAATTGGGAGCAAGACGTAGCCTTTCAACAGATTACCTGGGAGGCCGGATGACAAAGTTGACGAACTGCTCCATAGATTTCAGAATTTCAACACAAGATGAACGatcctttccctctctctcccttcctctctctctctctctgcgcacAGCGCCCAGTGAAAACAACAAAGCAGTAAAAACCAGCTCATACAGAGACAGAGAAAGACAGACAGAccgagagtgagagagatgaAGGAAGTTCGACGATGTTTCGAAGAACAAAGAGACGAAGAAACTTGCCTCGGTATCGTTGCTTCCCTCCTTTGTCTTGGCTCGttttcttctcattcttctCTGTATTCTTCTGTCTCTGTTTCCCTGTACCGGAAACAAGAAACTAACCACTGCACTTTTTCGAGCAAAAACATCGTGGTTACCATGCCTGATAAACTATGTAGCTATTAAACTATATTTTCATCAGATAACTTAAATTTTTTACCAGAGTTCACAGCAATCTTTCCAAGCCTCAATAAATAGTTTTATGCTTGGTGCTAGATAAAAGAGACCGGATCAAGCATGATAAGAATATtagaatattcaaatatcaaattaggCCTTTGTTTAGttgcttaaatattttaatatgtggTTTCGCATATTATACTTTTTCGGAAAATGCTCCCCTAATAGTACGTCAAGAAGATGTACAATCTTAATCGTAGACCCACTTATCATTATCGCGTGTTTACGCTTAGGCTAGCGGCTTCCTACTTTTTTCACGACAACACGCTGCATCAATCATGCCAATGTAGGAGGATGATTGGGTGGGACGAGCCAAGAAGTATATAACCCGCCCTGGCCCACTCACTTTGCCTCAAGCCTGGTCAGGTCTAGTTAACCTTTGGTCTTATAACCGCTGTAACTGAACATGAGTCTGGCATCGTACAGGCTCGTCCTGGCTCAGCCCGAACCCCAAGTACTCAAAGTTATCTTTGTGCAGACCTCGGCAAGGCCTCTAGTTATAGGGCCATGCACGGCCTGGTCGAACCCGAGCCAAACCTGCCCAACCTGAAATTCGGCATATGTTCTCTTGCGCACCGGCAGATTTGGACTGTAATTTTGGCCTGACTCGAGGGATGCCGATCGATCGCCCCTATTAACCGCCTTACATGATatattctctcttcctttcattTGGTTGGGCTTCATGTGGATCCAAGAGAAGCATCTGATTTGTATCTTGCTTTGCTGATGCTACTTTTCCCTGGAAGAAATTGTTGAAAGTAAGGGGTATTCTCAGAGCCTTTTGTGACCAGATTGGAAATGGCAAATCAAAACCTTCATATGACAAGATAATTGGCATCCACATGGTGCTTTCTTGTATCTAATGCTGGTTGGTATGGGGCCCTGTTAGAATAGTGGAGTTGGTGTCTATCCAGGCTGCTTACCATGGCACTTTGAATCCCAACCGTAATGCTGAAGATAAGGTCCTGTTACTAGTTCAAACTGTTGAGATGcacgtatgagttgtgttaaagaagtctCACGtcggagaattaatgtggtgttaagcaaataatatatcatagttagcaccttaccaaaaaaaatatatatatatatatatatatatcatagttagcccataactcattgtcttaagcttttgagtgaaggtgggttcaAATAGTTATGTTGACCGGGTCGGCCTTGGGCTCCCTTTTGGCGATCTTCCCTGGCGAAGGTATCGAACTTTTGCTGTACGCTCCCAACACTAACTCTGGCCTTTTAACATCTTCTCCTTTTGCCTACCCTTAAAAGGATTGCCATGTGAGCAGCCTGTTGAACTTTTCTCTGTGTTTACTTTGGAGCCGTGGGGTTGACTCGAGGGATCATCTTATCTTTGCTTGTCGGTTCGTTCTGGTTGTGTGCTATGTTAGGCTGCTACTTATTTGAAAGCAAAAGGAAGGATTCATTTCATTCTCGGTTGGCATTTCTCATGATATGGTGCAGTGGCCAATTAAATTTTATGTTAAGCACGAATTTGAAGGACTTCGAGGGCTTCAAGTGAAAATTAATTCGACTCTATCACGAGGAGCTCTGCTCGAGATGGTGAATTCATTATTCATGCTGCTGTTCATGCTTGTCTGTTTGGATTTATATGCTTCCGAAACAAATGCAGTGCCGGAAAAAAACTTTATATCATCTTTGTTTGCCAATCAGGACCAAAAGAAGTTATCTTCCGGATGGAGGATCAGCGATGCCCTGGTTGAGTAACTGTATAAACAAAGAAGACCCACTTCCTTAAAGTGTCCATATTATTCTGGAGCAAAGTTCCACAACCAGAAAAGCATCAGAACCATATCCCTTTCCTCTAGCATCAAGCAAACCCAGCCGGCCAAGGAATTGGAGAGATTGCTTCCAGTTGAAGAAAGTCCAGTGATAATTGCAGAGACAagattagaatattattaaacaATCTTGTTCAGAAAGGAAGCAGATTTGATCGCTGAAGTCGAGTATATATAATGCATACTGGTATGCCTATCTGAAGAGGATAGTGACTTTGGTTTAAGGTTTTTAAGTCTCTTCCTAAGCCTCAAAAGGTTCATCATGGCATCAGGAGGCGCGAAATCAGCAGCATTCGTCCTGTTACTCCTCAACCTCCTGCTCTACTTCGTTGTGAGTGTCATCGCCGTGTGGGCTGTGAATCATGCCATCATGAGATCTCGAGAAACTGGTAAATCTCCCGAGTCTCCGACCCAGTCAACCTTGTACCTTTAGCTTATCTAGCCACAAATTTCCTGTCCTAGAAAATGTATTTGCCAAAACAGTTCCGTCGAAAAGGATTTTGagatgagcattttcaatgtttAATGTGCTCGGTGAATGTGTATAGTCGACTGATCTTTGATAAATTCAGTGATCTAATGGTAGTATCTCCATTTTCAGCTTCAGTTTTGGAGGTCCCGGCCCGTATATTCCCGATATACTTTCCGTTCGGAAACATGGCAACTGGATACCTAGTCATCTTCTCACTGATCGCAGGGATCGTGGGCATGACGACTTCGGCTACCGGCATCCAGAACATCACTCGAGGGGGTATCGCAAACTTGCACGCGGCTGCCGCCTCTTCTCTCATCACTTTGTTTCTAACTTTTTTGGCTATGGGGTGAGAGAGACCTTTCTCCAagctcttatttttttcttcttcaatttgctATATAgagttcaaggaaaaaaaaaaaaccaatatgaGTTTCATCAGTAAAATGAAGCTTACGTTGTGACTGGTGCTCTTGCAGATTGGCATGTAAGGAAATCGACATCGGCTGGACTGATGCGAATCTGGTAAGTGATCAGACACCATTGACGTCCCTGTTGAATGGCATGAACAATCTACAGAGATCGTGTAGGCAGTGTTCTAAAGCATCCTGAATCGAAAAACCGAACCTAACCCAGaatgtctctctctttttccttcttctttttttctggcGACAACCCAGAATGTCTTACATGGTTTTTTTCGGGAATTCCGATCGCCCTAGGctggttttggttttgctttACCTCTTGCTTTTCAAGGTTCTAACAGTCAGAGTTGTGCTGCTACTTTGATGTGCAGAGAACTCTAGAAGTAATGGTGATATTTGTGAGTGCAACCCAGCTCTTCTGTACCGGTGCCGTTCATGCCGGGGTTTCAGATGTTACAAACACACAAAGTGCCTACCGCGGTGGAAGAGTTTGAAGCCAATCCAACCGTCTAGTATAAACTGCTTGAACAAGCCCTTCTTCAAAAACGTCATCTGAGTCCCAACCTTCTGTtctgtaaatttttttcttccctatttCTCGTATTATACTCCAGGGGCTGGTTATCTGAAGGAGTGTTTAATCTGATGTATTCTCGGTGTGTCGTGTGAATTTTCATAATCACTGATAAAGAACGAAACCCCGTGCCTCTGAAATCGCAATATTCATGACGAAGGACGAGTTGCTGTACAATTTATGCGGACCCGCATTGTTTAATTGAGTCGCGATCTAGAAGTCCCGGAAGTCTCTCCTGCAGCTTCCTTCCTCAGATGCTCATGATCTTTCGATTTCGCTTGGCACTACATTGTTTACCGTTTAGCAGTGTAATTCCGGGTCATGTATCAAGAAAAGAATAGATCACACGATTCTTCTGTCCCTACCAAACTCCCCCATTAGTGTAATTTTTAGTCAGGGAGATCAGAAGACATTATCAGTGTCGAAAATGCCGAAATAGAACCAACATGAACTCAAAGCATCTCAGATTAATAAAACATGGTGAAGAGTCATATGTTAGGATTTGCGACAATAACAAGTGACCGTTCCcgatttttgaaatcaaaacaGTCTTTGCCACGTCTAACAGACAACTTGATCTAGCCTGAATCGCTCTCGTCGATGGAAAGAGGTCGGTGGATATTAATGTCGCGCGAAGACATCGATCAATCAGGACAACGAAGCAATTGCCGTGGTGAAGTGTTGCCATGGCATCTGCACATCCTGTGGTTCATTCCCTCCTGTTCTTGGTGTTAAAAACTCACCTTTCCTTAGCTGCTTCCACGAAGGGTTCGAGTCCTCACCGGATTGTCACCAGGCTCATTCACCGAGATTCGCTCCTCTCTCCATACTACAATCCAAATGACACCATCCCCGATCGCGCAGCACGAATCCTGCAAAGCTCGACCGCAAGATTGGTCTACTTCGAATCCAAAGTCCTAGAGACAAACGTTCATCAGCTCAACCTTGTCCCATCCTTCCCTGAGCTCTTTGTCAACTTCTCCCTGGGTGATCCTCCCATTCGGCAACTTGCCGTCATGGACACGGGAAGCAATCTCTTGTGGGTCCGATGCGCTCCGTGCAGGAATTGCCGTGGGCAAAACACTCCGGTGCTCGACCCGCTCAGGTCATCCACATACTCGAGCGTGTCCTGCAGGACTTCCTACTGCAGCTATGCCCCACGCAGCAAATGCGACCGGTCCAACTGGTGCATCTACAACCAGACATACTATGACGGCCCCTCGTCAAGAGGAGTGCTTTCCAAGGATCAGCTCACGTTTGAAACTTGGGACGATGGGGCGATCACCGTGCCCGATGTGGTGTTCGGATGCGGCCATGACAATGGGAGATTCAGGGACGGGAGGATCACGGGCATCTTGGGGCTCGGCGCCCGGATGATATCCTTAGTATCGAGGCTCGGCTCGAAATTTTCGTATTGCATCGGCAATCTGATGGACCCCAGCTATGCGTACAACCACTTGATCCTAGGCGAAGGAGCAATATTCGAGGGCTATTCGACCCCTCTCGAAGTCGTCGAGGGACTCTACTACGTAACGCTCGAAGGCATAAGCATAGGCCAGAAAAGGCTCGACATCGACCGCAATGCCTTCAGAAGGACTAGGCGATACGACGGGGTGGTCATCGACTCGGGGTCGCCAATGACTTGGCTGGTTGAAGGAGCAGCCCAAGCGGTCCACAGCGAGGTGAAGAGCCTGCTGGACGGGGTCCTAGAACAAGTCTCAAACGGGGCATCATCGCCGCTGTGCTACCGGGGAACAGTGGGGCGAGACTTGATTGGGTTCCCGGTGATGACGCTCCACTTCGCGGATGGGGCCGACCTCGGGCTGGATGCGGCGAGCATGTTCTATCAGGTGAGGGACGACATGTTCTGCGTGGCGGTGGTCCGGAGCGACGTGGAGGGCCTGTCGATAGTCGGGCTGATGGCGCAGCAGTACTACAACATGGCCTTCGACGTCGCCGGGAAGAAGCTGTCCTTCCAGAGAATCGACTGTGCGCTTCTTGATGAGTAGCCATTTTTGCTGTAATATGGAATTAGtatatagaaatgaaaattattttctagttaaccaaaatttaaataaaaaaattaatttgacatATTCCCCACTTTGACAAACCAACAAACTTGAAACGACGTTCCACCGTCTGATCCAATCTTGAGACCTCTGACCACATCCGACGGTGCAGATCAGCTCCCAGTCAACCATCCGAATCCACCCAATTTCCTTCCCCGATTTTCTCACAGCTTGACACGACCCACACCAtcccttcttccttcctttgctCATcagattttcccgagaaaatcaaagagagagaaacacctcaaccccgagagagagagagagagagagagagagatggacggATACGCGAGGGTGGGCAAGTTGGAGAAGGACCTAGAGCTCGGAAATGGGGAGACGCTGTACCCGGGCCTGAGCTACGGCGAGAACCAGCTCCGATGGGGCTTCATCCGCAAGGTGTACGGGATCCTCGCCGCGCAGATCGTCCTCACCACCGTCGTCTCCTCCGTCACCGTCCTCTACGCCCCCGTCAACGACCTCCTCCGCGGGAACTCCGGCCTCTTGCTCTTCCTCATGTTCCTCCCCCTCCTTTGTGCGTGATCGCTCCAGATCTTACCGTTTCTGTTTCTGCTGATGTTGACTTTTCTCTTCTGCCTGCGTGTTTGGTGTGTGATTCGGTAGGGATAATTGCCTGCATTTTTGTCGCGATTCGTGGTTGATGCGATGTTTTATTGAGTTATGTAGCTGATGGTAGTTGTGATTGCTAATCTTGACGTCTCTCTTTCTGTTTCGCTTGTGATTTCGGGCAATTGTTTGTGTTTGATTGGGCTCGGGTGTGGGCAGATGTTCTGATCTTCGGTCGATTTCATGTAGAGCAGGGAATTGAAATTTGATGGGGTTTTATGTTGGTGGTTGTGGTGTTTTTGCAACTATCTATGTACTTCTGATGTATTTTTTGTAATGACGAGAATCGGTTGCTTTACTTTCGGCCGTGTGACTTGGGGCTCTGTTCCTgttgttgatttttcttctccCATTGGAGATCTCTCCTGATGACCATGTTGATGTAGCCCCTAGAATTATACTAGAGCAAAGAATACACATCACTTAACATCGGTGTTTCGAGTTGAATTGCCTGAGGTTGATGATCCCCATTGCCACCAAATTGAACTCGTGATTTTGTCTCAGATCAGTAAATTTAATTGGGTTGCTGCGTGTGTTAGTGTTGCAGTACCAACCCGTGATCAAGTAACATGTTTTGGCATTACTTCCGTGAAGGAACTTTTATGACAAACAAaagtcatcttcttcatccaaaCATAGAGTTATCAAGGAAGTTTGAATTTGTTTGTCATTGAGTATCAGAACCATCTCTCTTGACATGATTGGTATGTTTTTAGGTCATTCCGGTGCCTGCCACTGGTCTAAAACCCAAGTCAGCTCCTGATTTTGTCTTCCATAGTTATTGCCTCGTTCATATCTCTCCTGTTTAATAATCATCTGCACCTTTATGTGTTCTGTAAATACTGGCTACACATAAAGAAATATATCTTAGCTTGGAGTTTGATGTGGTTTCTGCGCCCCTGTTATGTTTCTTTGGTAGCTTCATGCATTAAGTAATGGAACTGAATCTCCTTTATTGGGTGTTCGTGATCGCTGGCAAGTTAAATCTTAAATTCCTGCAGAGGCCCTTTCTCTTTGGCTTTTCAGGTTGTGGAAGTGGAGAGGATTACTTtgctttattttaatttgtaaAGCAATTTTAATCGTGATATCTCTGCAGCGTTGTGGCCTCTTCACATTTATCAGCAGAAGCACCCATTGAACTTTGTCTTCCTCGGTCTCTTTACCTTGTCACTGAGCTTCACTGTTGGTGTCAGCTGTGCAAATACCGATGGTTGGTGTCTATTCCCTGGAGCATCATGCGCAAATCGCTCTTTCAGATTTCAGTTGTCTGAAATTTTCTTGCATGTTGTCTGCCTGCAGGAAGAATTGTCCTTGAAGCCTTGATTTTGACCTCATCAGTGGTTTGTGCCTTGACTGGATACACTTTCTGGGCTTCTAAGAAGGGCAAGGATTTCAGCTATCTTGGTCCAATCCTCTTTACCGGCCTCATTGTTCTCATCATGACTAGCTTCATGCAGGTTGGGCTCTTCAACCGCATGTATAATATGCCTACAACAATCACCTCTCGCATGCTTTCATAAGCTCATTCAGATTTTCTTTGTTATGACTATGCAGATGATGTTCCCGGTTGGCCCTACATCAGTGGCCATCTATGGTGGAATAGCTGCTGTCATCTTCTCAGGGTACATTGTTTATGACACCGAGAACTTGATCAAGCGCTTTACCTACGATGAGTACATTTGGGCATCCGTCACTCTTTATCTGGACATCCTGAACCTGTT contains:
- the LOC115728716 gene encoding BI1-like protein, which gives rise to MDGYARVGKLEKDLELGNGETLYPGLSYGENQLRWGFIRKVYGILAAQIVLTTVVSSVTVLYAPVNDLLRGNSGLLLFLMFLPLLSLWPLHIYQQKHPLNFVFLGLFTLSLSFTVGVSCANTDGRIVLEALILTSSVVCALTGYTFWASKKGKDFSYLGPILFTGLIVLIMTSFMQMMFPVGPTSVAIYGGIAAVIFSGYIVYDTENLIKRFTYDEYIWASVTLYLDILNLFLTILRMLRQGDN
- the LOC115728717 gene encoding membrane protein PM19L, translating into MASGGAKSAAFVLLLLNLLLYFVVSVIAVWAVNHAIMRSRETASVLEVPARIFPIYFPFGNMATGYLVIFSLIAGIVGMTTSATGIQNITRGGIANLHAAAASSLITLFLTFLAMGLACKEIDIGWTDANLRTLEVMVIFVSATQLFCTGAVHAGVSDVTNTQSAYRGGRV